The proteins below come from a single Rosa rugosa chromosome 2, drRosRugo1.1, whole genome shotgun sequence genomic window:
- the LOC133729464 gene encoding protein LIGHT-DEPENDENT SHORT HYPOCOTYLS 10-like: MSGDHRRKDSIEASSSRSTNADHQQQQQQNPPPLSRYESQKRRDWNTFGQYLKNQTPPVSMSHCQFNHVLDFLRYLDQFGKTKVHLHGCVFFGQPDPPAPCTCPLRQAWGSLDALIGRLRAAYEEHGGAPETNPFGNGAIRLYLREVKECQAKARGIPYKKKKKKRNNQLKAISDEAKGLKQITS; the protein is encoded by the coding sequence ATGTCTGGAGATCATAGACGAAAAGATTCCATCGAAGCCTCCTCCTCACGATCCACTAACGCCGATCAtcaacagcagcagcaacaaaaCCCTCCACCGCTCAGCCGCTACGAGTCTCAGAAGCGCCGGGACTGGAACACCTTCGGCCAGTACCTCAAGAACCAGACCCCTCCGGTTTCCATGTCCCATTGCCAGTTCAACCACGTCCTCGACTTCCTTCGCTACCTCGACCAGTTTGGAAAGACCAAGGTGCACTTACATGGTTGTGTCTTTTTCGGGCAGCCCGACCCTCCTGCCCCTTGCACCTGCCCGCTCCGGCAGGCCTGGGGCAGCCTCGACGCGCTGATCGGGCGCCTCAGGGCAGCGTATGAGGAGCACGGAGGAGCACCGGAGACCAACCCTTTCGGTAACGGAGCTATTCGGCTTTACCTGAGGGAAGTGAAGGAGTGCCAAGCTAAGGCGAGAGGGATTCCatacaagaagaaaaagaagaagaggaacaaTCAGCTCAAGGCGATTAGTGATGAGGCTAAGGGTTTGAAGCAGATCACTTCTTGA
- the LOC133729462 gene encoding trihelix transcription factor ENAP1-like: MTSTKQLHALIPATCLLHSRLIRPALSSHRRDLSLNTSLSPPPHKTNHNPKPPNFTAPFPMGDLTESSLTPSTTTPNSSSNPRPMPVREDCWSEDATSTLIDSWGRRYLELNRGNLRQKDWQEVADAVNALHGHTKKTHRTDVQCKNRIDTIKKKYKVEKARVSGGLTSSWPFFDRLDALIGSNVKKPSPSSLSPSPPVAVPLPLAYRKPSPARPVVTAVALPQKRSASAAAMNEGFFRMNYSAVAAAAAAENDDDDDDDDEEDEEDNDDGDEEAEVERERERDSDGEIGGGGGGEGLKRLARAIERFGEVYQRVEAEKLRQMVELEKQRMQFAKDLEVQRMRMFMDTQVQLERIKHGKRPGSNDIYS; the protein is encoded by the exons ATGACATCGACAAAGCAGCTTCACGCGCTCATCCCGGCGACCTGCCTCCTACACTCGCGGCTCATTCGGCCGGCGCTCTCCTCCCACCGACGCGACCTCTCTCTTaacacctctctctctcctcctcctcacaaAACCAACCACAACCCCAAACCCCCCAATTTCACAGCTCCGTTCCCGATGGGCGACCTAACGGAATCCTCACTCACGCCGTCAACCACCACCCCCAATTCCTCCTCAAACCCTAGGCCCATGCCCGTCCGCGAGGACTGCTGGAGCGAAGACGCCACCTCGACTCTCATCGACTCCTGGGGCCGCCGTTACCTCGAGCTCAACCGCGGCAACCTCCGCCAGAAGGACTGGCAGGAGGTCGCCGACGCCGTCAACGCCCTACACGGCCACACCAAGAAGACGCACCGTACGGACGTCCAGTGCAAGAATCGAATTGATACTATCAAGAAGAAGTACAAGGTCGAGAAGGCTAGGGTTTCTGGAGGATTGACCTCTTCCTGGCCTTTTTTCGATCGCCTCGACGCTCTCATCGGATCTAACGTCAAGAAGCCCTCGCCGTCGTCGCTCTCGCCTTCGCCGCCGGTCGCGGTTCCGCTGCCGCTGGCGTACCGGAAGCCGTCTCCGGCGAGGCCGGTCGTGACGGCCGTGGCTCTGCCGCAGAAGAGGTCGGCGTCCGCGGCGGCGATGAACGAGGGGTTCTTCAGGATGAATTACTCGGCGGTCGCTGCTGCGGCGGCGGCGGAgaacgacgacgacgacgacgacgacgacgaagaGGATGAGGAAGATAACGACGACGGGGATGAGGAGGCGGAggtggagagggagagggagagagacagCGACGGCGAGATTggaggcggcggcggaggagaaGGGTTGAAGAGATTGGCGAGGGCAATAGAGAGGTTTGGGGAGGTGTATCAGAGAGTGGAGGCTGAGAAGTTGAGGCAGATGGTGGAGTTGGAAAAGCAGAGAATGCAGTTTGCTAAGGACTTGGAGGTTCAGAGAATGAGGATGTTCATGGACACACAGGTCCAGCTGGAGCGGATCAAGCACGGCAAGCGACCCGGCTCTAATG ATATTTATAGCTAG